TTGATCGGCGGCGTATGGGTGCGGGCATAACGCACCTGCATCGGGCTCGTGTGGGTGCGCAGCAGCAGCGGCTTGCCGGTACTGTCGTTGCCTTCGATGTAGAACGTGTCCTGCATCGAGCGTGCCGGGTGGTTTTCCGGGCTGTTCAGCGCGGTGAAATTGGTCCAGTCTGTTTCGATTTCGGGGCCGTCGGCCACGTCGAAACCGATCGAGCGGAAGATCTGTTCGACCCGTTCCCAGGTCCGCATGACAGGGTGGATGCCGCCCATCGAGCGGCCGCGGCCCGGCAGCGTGACGTCGATCGCTTCCGCGTTCAAGCGCGCGAGCAATTGCGCGTTGGCGAGATCTTCGCGGCGGGCCGTCAACGCCTGTTCGATTTTTTCTTTGGCGGCGTTGATCAGGGCGCCCTGCGCCTTGCGCTGCTCGGGGTCGAGCTTGCCGAGGCCCTTCATCAGTTCGGTCACCTGGCCGGTCTTGCCGAGGTATTTCGCTTTTGCGTTTTCCAGCGCTGCTACGTCTTGTGCGCCCCCAAAGTCAGACTGGGCCGAAGTAACGAGTTCTTGAAGCGCGAGTTCTTCCAGCGAGTTCATGCTTGTTGTTTTCCTGTTGATGGCGGGGAACGCCAGAAACAAAAACAGGGCATCGGTCCTTCAACCTTTGCCCCGTCCTTTGCGCATCGGCCACCCTGCGGCGGCGCGATGCTGGTCTTGCGGTCGCTGTCCGAATTAAGCAGCCAGCTTTGCCTTGACGGTGTTCACGATAGCGGCAAAAGCCGGCTTGTCGTTGACAGCCATGTCGGCCAGGACTTTACGGTCCAGTTCAATCGCGGCTTTCTTCAGGCCGTTCATGAATGCGCTGTAGGTCATGCCGTGCGAACGCGAAGCCGCGTTGATACGGGTGATCCACAGTGCGCGGAAAACGCGCTTCTTGTTGCGGCGGTCGCGGTATGCGTACTGGCCGGCACGCATGACTGCTTGCTTGGCAATACGGAATACTTTGCTGCGGCGGCCACGATAGCCTTTGGCAAGCTCAAGAACCTTCTTGTGACGGGCACGTGCAGTAACCCCACGTTTTACTCGAGGCATATTCGCTCCTTAGTGTGAGATTAAACAGCAGACGGCATCATGCGGTAGACGCTTTGGACGTCGGACGCATTGATGTTACGGGTGCCACGCAGCTGGCGCTTGTTCTTGGTGGTTTTCTTGGTCAGGATGTGACGCTTGAACGCCATACCCGATTTGACGGTACCACCCGGGCGCACGCGAAAACGCTTTTTCGCGGAGCTTTTGGTTTTCATTTTCGGCATAGTCTTCTGCCCTCTTACAGGCAGCCTCATATGTAACAGGATTGCAGGTGGCAGCAACGCTGCTCTTGGATGCCTGCTTTCACTTGTCTCTGCAGCGGAAGCGGGCCCACTACAGTCTTGCATTCCCGTTCTTGCGAACATGGGAACCGCAGATTCTAGCACATGTTTTGCGCGCAGGGTGGGTGGCTTGTCATTGAGCCCTGGACACAATGACTCCACGCGTTCAAACAACGCATGCGGACCGATCACAAGCTGGTTGAACGGCAGGCACGGCGTCCCCGCCCCACCCGTGATGCGGCGGTCGACACATAAATGGAATAGGCCAGGCCCGGGCAGCGGGCGAACCCGGGGCCCGGGCCTGGCCCGGCTTTGACGGTCACTGCGAGATCGAACCCGCGTGCAGCAGACGAAGAATTATTTCTTCTTCTTGGGCGCAACCACCATGATCATCTGGCGGCCTTCCAGCTTTGGGAACTGCTCGACCTGGCCATACGGCTCGAGGTCGCCGCGCAGACGCTCCAGCATGCGCGCGCCGATGTCCTGGTGGGCCATCTCGCGGCCGCGGAAGCGCAGCGTGATCTTGGTCTTGTCGCCCTCTTCCAGGAACTTGATCAGGTTACGCAGCTTGATGCTGTAGTCACCCTCGTCCGTACCCGGACGGAATTTGATTTCCTTGACCTGGATGATCTTCTGCTTCAGCTTGGCTTCGTGCGCCTTCTTCTGCTCCGAATACTTGAACTTGCCATAGTCCATCAGGCGGCAGACAGGGGGAACCGCGTTCGGCGCGATTTCCACCAGATCCACGTTCGCTTCTTCGGCCAGACGAAACGCCTCGGCCAGGCTCACAATGCCCAGCGGCTCGTTGTCCACCCCGTTCAGACGCATTTCGGGATAGTTGATTTCGCCATTGATGCGATGTGACGACTTGTCAGTAGCTATGTTGTTTCCTTTGAAAGTAAGAATGGATAGTGCCGTCTCAAGGCGCTTGCTTGATTACTTCGCCTTGGATGCTACCTCGCCTTGGAGGCGTTCCAGCAGCGCATCGACCGACATGACGCCGAGATCGACATTGCCGCGGGCGCGAACGGCCACAGTGTTGGCATCCCGCTCTTTATCGCCGACAACTAGGATGTACGGCAGTTTTTGGACGGAATGCTCCCGAATTTTATAGGTAATCTTCTCGTTCCGCAAATCAGCGTGAACACGCAAACCGGCCGCCTTCAGCTTTGCTTCGACTTGCTTGACGTAATCGGCCTGCGCATCCGAGATGTTCAAGATCGCGACCTGGACCGGCGCCAGCCACAGCGGCAGCGCACCCGCATAGTTCTCGATCAGGATGCCGATGAAGCGTTCCATCGAGCCGACGATCGCGCGGTGCAGCATCACGGGCACCTTGCGGCTGTTGTCTTCCGCGACATATTCGGCGCCCAGGCGGCCCGGCATCGAGAAGTCGACCTGCATCGTGCCGACCTGCCACGGACGGCCGAGGCTGTCCTTCAGGTGATATTCGATCTTGGGACCGTAGAACGCGCCCTCGCCCGGCAGCTCGGTCCAGGTCACGCCGCAGCCGCGCAGCGCGGAACGCAGCGCTTCTTCGGCCTGGTCCCACACCTCGTCGGAACCGATGCGATTTTCCGGACGCAGCGCGATCTTGACGTCGATGTTCTCGAAACCGAAGTCCTCGTACACCTTCATCGCCTGGGCGTGGAAGGCCACCACTTCCGGCGCGATCTGCTCTTCGGTGCAGAACACGTGGCCGTCGTCCTGGGTGAAACCGCGCACGCGCATCAGGCCGTGCAGCGCGCCCGACGATTCGTTGCGGTGGCACTGGCCGAACTCGCCGTAGCGCAGCGGCAGGTCGCGGTACGAACGCAGACCGGCGTTGTAGATCTGCACGTGGCCCGGGCAGTTCATCGGCTTCAGCGCATAGGTGCGGTTTTCCGACTCGGTCGTGAACATGTTTTCACGATAATTGTCCCAGTGACCGGTCTTCTGCCACAGGCTGACGTCGATGATCTGCGGCGCCTTGACCTCGTTGTAGCCGGTGACCTGGTAGGTCTTGCGCATGTATTGCTCGATCTGCTGCCAGATGGTCCAGCCTTTCGGGTGCCAGAAGATCAGGCCCGGCGCCTCGTCCTGGAAGTGGAAGAAGTCCAGCTGCTTGCCCAGCTTGCGGTGGTCGCGCTTCTCGGCCTCTTCCAGCATGTGCAAATATTGCTCCTGGTCTTCCTTCTTCGCCCAGGCGGTGCCGTAGACACGCTGCAGCATCTCGTTCTTCGAATCGCCGCGCCAGTACGCGCCGGCCAGCTTCATCAGCTTGAAGACTTTCAGCTTGCCGGTCGACGGCACGTGCGGACCGCGGCACAGGTCGGTGAACTTGCCTTCGGTGTACAGCGACACGTCCTCGTTCGCCGGGATCGACGCGATGATCTCGGCCTTGTAGTCTTCGCCGATCGATTTGAAGTACGCGACCGCTTCGTCGCGCGGCAACACCTTGCGGGTGACCGGCTCATCCTTCTTGGCGAGCTCGGCCATCTTCTTCTCGATGGCTTGCAGATCGTCCGGCGTGAACGGGCGCTTGTAGGAAAAGTCGTAGTAGAAACCGTTGTCGATCACGGGGCCGATCGTCACTTGCGCTTCCGGGAACAATTCCTTGACGGCATAGGCCAGCAGGTGGGCGGTCGAGTGACGGATGACGTCCAGGCCTTCCGGGTCCTTGTCCGTGACGATGGCCAGGTCGGCATCGCTCTCGATCAGGAACGAGGTGTCGACGACCTTGCCGTTGACCTTGCCGGCCAGCGCGGCCTTGGCCAGGCTCGGGGCGATGCTGGACGCCACCTGGGCGACCGTCACCGGACCTTCGAATTGACGGCTCGAGCCGTCCGGGAGGCGAACATTCAACATTGTGAGCTCCATCGGCGCCATGCGCCCGTTGCGATTGATGAGTCTGAAAATGAATTCTTTGGACGAAAAAAAACGCGCACCAGGCGCGTTTTTTTCAGTGTCGTCGAGCTATTGCGAAAGACAAAAGCACACCGTACCGCGTCTAGCGATTCCCCCACAACCAGGTTGTAGTTCGCGGTGTCATAACCGATTATGCCTTTCTCGCTCTTACTGACGACAAGAGCGGAAAACCGAAGTTCCCCGCGCTTGTCTTTGGTGTTCTGGTGGGCGGTGCAGAATTCGAATCTGCGACCCCTTGGATGTCGACCAAGTATTCTAACCAGCTGAACTAACCGCCCGTATGCCGCCATTATAAGGCGATCGGACACAAATCCGCAAGGACGCCCGGTATACTGCCGCCTGTTTCCTCATTCCCTATCTTTCATGTCCGACCAAGCCGACTCTTCCGCCCACCTCCACGCCCACCTCGACGGCGATGCCCGCCACGCCCACACGATCGAAGGCCGCAGCCAGAAGGCGATGGCCATCGCGCTCGGGCTGACCCTCCTGTATGCGCTCGTCGAGGTCATCAGCGGCTTCCTGTCGAATTCGCTCGCGCTGATCTCGGACGCCGGTCACATGGTCACCGATGCCGCCGCCCTCGGCCTCGCTTTGCTGGCCCAGCTGATCGCGCGCCGACCGCCGTCCGCGCGCCATTCGTTCGGCTTCGTGCGCGCGGAGGCGCTGGCCGCGTTCGTCAACAGCCTCGCCATGCTGCTGCTCGTGGGCTGGATCATGTTCGAGGCCGCCCAGCGCCTCCTGCACCCCGAGTACGTGGCCGGCGGCACGGTCTTCATCGTCGCCGGCATCGGCGCGTGCATCAATATTACCGTCGCCTGGGTGCTGTCGCGCGACGAGCAGAGCATCAACACCCGTGCCGCGCTCGTCAACGTGCTGGGCGATCTGCTCGGCTCGATCGCCGCCATCGCGGCCGGCGCCGTCATCCACTTCACGGGCTGGGTGCGCATCGACCCGATCCTGTCGATCTTCGTGTCGCTGCTGATCCTCAAGTCGACGGTGGGCATCCTGCGCGAGTCCTATCACTTCCTGATGGAAGGCGTGCCGCGCCACATCGATTACCTGCAGATCGGCGCCGACCTCGCGGCCATCGCGGGCGTACGCTCCGTGCACGACCTGCACGTGTGGGACATGTCGCCGGGCGAGCCCGCGCTGATCGGCCACCTCGAGATCGACGACCTGACCGCCTGGCCCGACGTGCTGCGCACCGTGAAGGAGATGCTGCTCGACAAGCACGGCATCGACCACGTCACGCTCCAGCCCGAAACCGTGCACTGATCTGACGCCGTGTAAGCCGGCTCCGACCCGGCCTCGGGGCACACGCCGATAGCCCAGCCGGGGCTACCCTGCGGATAATCGGCGCATGCCTACCCCATCCGACCTTGCCACGGCCCACGTTTACGACACCCTGATCGTCGGCGGCGGCCCGGGCGGTCTCACCGCCGCCATCTACCTGCGCCGGTTCACGCGCAACGTCGCCCTCGTCGACAAGGGCAACAGCCGCCTGCGCCTGATCCCCGTCTCGCACAACTACCCCGGGTTTCCGGAAGGCGTCCCGGGCCACATCCTGCTGGGCAACCTCGCAACGCAGCTGCAGCGCTACGGCGGCTGCGTGATGCCGGGCGAAGTCAACGACCTGCGCATCGAGGACGGCCTGTTCGTCGCGGATTACGTGCCCGAGGGCGAAGACGGCATCGTCACCATCCGCGCCCACACGGTGGTGCTGGCGACGGGCGTCGCCGACGCCGGCCTGCCCATCGAGAACTGGCGCGAAGCCGTGGCCTTCGGGTCCGTGCGCCTGTGCCCCGTGTGCGACGGCTTCGACGTGATCGACAAGCGCATCGCCGTCGCCACCGCCGACGTGAATCCCGTCGGCCACGCGCTGTTCATGCGCACGTTCAGCGCGGACGTGACCCTGTTCGAACGGGGCTCGCCGTCGATGCTGAGCATCGAGGACCGCCGCCGGCTGATTGCGGCCGGCGTGCGCATCGTCGATTCGCCGCTGGTGTCCGTCACGCTCGACGCGTCGATGAAGCCCGTGCTGCACACCGAGGATGGCCAGGAGCATGACGCCGATGTGTTCTATCCGATGCTGGGCGAGAATGCTCGATCGGGACTCGCCGCGAAGCTGGGCGCGCGCACGGCGCAGTGCGACGAGATCGTCGTGGACGACCACCAGCAGACGACGGTGCCGGGCCTCTATGCGATCGGCGACGTGGTCGTGGGCCTGAACCAGATCGCCGTGGCGACGGGCCAGGCCGCGCGCGCGGCCGTGCGCATCCACAACCAGCTGCCGCCCGCGCTGCGTCCCGCGCGGCAGCATCTGGAAGCGGCGCCGGGCACCGGCGCGTAGGCCCGATATAATGGGGCGCATGAAAACGCTCCCGCTCCTCCTGCTGTTCGCCGCCGGCGCCGCCTGCGCCGTCGACGACGCCATCGTGCTGCGCTGCCGCGCCCTCTCCGACCCGGCCGCCCGCCTTGCCTGCTACGAGGCGATGCCGGTGGCGCATGCCGCCCCGGCGCAATCGGCCGAGCAGCGCTTCGGCATCCAGCGGCTCGAAAAGAAGGTCGACGACGAACCGCAGGCGATCCGCGGCACCGTGCGCGGCCACCTGGACGGCTGGCGCTACGGCACGCAGATCCTGCTCGCCAACGGCCAGGTCTGGCGCGTCGTGGACGACGTCGAGGCCGTGCTGCCGGACCTGGCCGATCCGCCCGTGCGCATCGAACGCGGGGCGCTCGGCGCCTATTTCCTTCAGCTGGAAGCCAACAACAGCGCCGCGCGTGTAGTCCGCGTCAAATAAGTTCGCGTCAAATAATCAGCCTTGCGAGGCCAGTTCGATGCGGCGGCGGATGCGTTCCACGGCCGCCGCATCGCCGGCCGCGCGGGCACGCTGTTCCTGCACACCCAGCCACGCCAGCAGTGGACGGCGCCAGCCCTGGCTGGACGCCGTGTCGACGGCCGCCCCGATGTCGGGCGGCGTGATGCGGCCCGCCTTCAGCAGCGCCCCGGCCGCGACGAGGCGCGCCAGCGGATCGGCGACGCCGGCCAGCGAGCCGCTCGTGACGACGGCGCGGTGCTGCTCCGGCAGCAGCGCGGCGTCGAGCCCCTGCCAGCGGCCGTCCAGGTAGGCGGCGTACGCGCGCTGGGCCGCCGTGGCATCGCTGGCGAGCGCCGCGAAGCCTGGACAATCGTAGTCGAGCGCCGCGGCCTTCACGCCGCAGCGTACCAGCTCGGCCTGGGCGACGACGTCGAACCGTCCCGTGCTGGCGCTCGCCCGGCGGGCACGCGCGAACTCGGCGTCGGCGGCCGCCGAATCGCCGCGCAGGAAATCGATCATGAAGCCGTCGAGCGAACTGCGCGCGTCGCCTTCCCACGCCGGCGGCTGCGGCTTGCTGGCGCAGCCGGGCAATACGACGAGCGCGGCGACGGCAACGGCGGCGGCGGCGAGATATGGCTTGGTCATCATGGCAGCTTGATCTCCGTATCGTGCTTGAACGGCCATTTGCGGTTGATCTCGTCGACGAGGCGGTTCACCTTGCGCAGGCTCGCATCGACCTCGCCGCGCAGGTGGCCCAGGTCGTCGGTGGCGGCGTGCGCGTTCTTGGCGACGGCCTGCGCCTCCGCCAGCACGGCATCGGCCTTCTGCAGGGTGCCGCGCGCGTCGGCCAGCAGGCCGTTCAATTCGCGGATCGCGCCCTGCGCGTCGTCCATCACGCCGTTCTTGCCGAACACGCGCCGGTCCGTCTTGGCCAGCAGGGTGTCCACGCGGTGCAGCGTCTGCAGCAGCTTTTCCGCCTCGGCGTCGCCGCCCAGCGCCGTGCCCAGCAGGCCATAGCGGCCGGACAGGCGGCCCGACAGCGCCTCGACGTTGGCCAGCGTGTTGCCGATGTGGGAATCGGCGCGGGTCATGGTCTCCAGGTTTTCCAGCAGCGTGCGCGCCGTCGCGAGCAGGCGCGGGATCTCGGCCGCCGCGTCGCCGCGCAGGACCGGACGCTGGGCGTGGTCGGGCAGCGGCGGATCCGTCAGCACGCCGCTGTACGCGCGCAGCCGGGTCTCGCCGACGACGCTGCGCTCGAGCGTGAACACGCTGGTCGTGCGCAGCCATTTCGCATCGTTTTTCGCGATGTCGACGATGACGTTCACCTTGCCGTCGCGGCCCAGCTCCACCTGGCGCACGCGCCCGATGGGGAAGCCGGCGAAACTCATGTCCATGCCCGGGATCACGCCCTCGGAATCGTCGGCCACCAGCACCAGCTGCTGCGTCTTCTCGAACACGCCGCGCGCGTACATCACGTACAGGAAGAAGGCGACGATCAGCGCGCCGATCAGGACGAGCAGGAACAGCGCCTTCGCTTCCACGTGTTTCGGCTCGTCCGGGGAAATGTCTTTGTCGTTCATCGTTTAAATGTATTTGACGGCCAGCGAACTGGCCTCGATCAGCAGCAGCACGAACAGCAGCCGCAGCGCGCCCGGCTGCACGTTCGTGCGCAGGCGGCGCGGGCGGCGCAGCAGTTCCAGGATGGCGGCGCTCGGGATCACGGCCACCGCGAGCCCGAACAGCACCGTCTTGAACACGAAGCCGAGCGTCACCGTCGGGTCGAACACGCGGCCCACCGTGCGCGTGTAGTCCGGCAGGCCCCACGGCGACAGGCCGTACACGTTCAGGTAGGCCAGCACGAGCACGATGGTGCTGGAGACCATCGCGAGGCTCAGCACGGAAAACGCGTTGGCGATCACCTGCGGCACGAGGTCACGGCGCAGGCGGCGCAAGGTCTCGGCCGTCGCCTCACCGGCCGGCACGCCGCTGCGCGCGAGCCCCATGGCGCTGGCGTCGAACGCCATGCCGGCCCGCAGCGCGGCGAACATCGCGGCCGACAGCGGCAGCAGTTCGAGCACGAGCACCCGCACGACCATCTCCAGCGCATAGCGCGACAGGCCGTAGCTCTGGGCGGTGACGAGCACGATGCGGATGATGACGAGGCTGACGAGCGCCGTCAGCACCGTGAACCACGGCAGCACCTGCCACGTGCTCGCATAGATGTAGCGCGACGTGGCGAGGCGGTTGGCGCGGTGATAGGTGGACGGCGACAGCGCCATCACGAGGGCGACGGCGCCCAGGTGCAGCATGGCCCACCAGCTGGCGGCGTAACGCGCGGCCATGACGCCCCACAGGCGCGGTTTGACGTACAGGAGGGAGGTGATTGGCATATTGACATGATACCGTGTTTGCGACTTGCGGACGCACCACCCACCGCCAACCTGGTGCGGATGTCGCGCGTGGGCGGCGCACACGATGCGGTCGATCTGGCCGCGACGGTGCAGCCGTCCACCCTACGCGCAAGCCCGGCGCACGTCAGGTGCGCCGTGCCTGCTGTACGCCCTTCACCTCGGCGATCGCCGCGAGCGCCTTCTGCAACTGGCCGGTCGAGCTGATCTCCGCCGTGAACACCATCTTAGCCGTGCCCTTGCTGCTCTGGGTATTCACGCCGATCACGTTGATCTTCGAGATGGCCAGCACTTCGGAAATGTCGCGCAACAGGCCTTGGCGGTCGCTCGCGAGGATGAAGATATCGACCGGGAACACCGTCTCCAGGCCCGTCGTGCCCCATTCCGTCTCGAGCACGCGTTCCGGGCTCCGGGCCGCCATCTCGGCGAAATTCTTGCAGCTGGCGCGGTGGATCGACACGCCCTTGCCGCGCGTGACGAAGCCCACGATCGGGTCCGGCGGCGCCGGCTTGCAGCAGCGCGCGAGCTGCGTCATCAGGCCTTCCGTGCCGACGACCAGCACGCCCGACTTGGCGCCCTGCTCCACGCTCGACGCGCGGCTCTTGTTGACGACGGCTTCGTCCGCGGCCGGGGCCGCCGGCGCGCCCGTGTCGTGCAGCGCCGCTTCCACGTGGCGCAGGCTGAATTTTTCCTTGCCGACGGCGATGAACAGGTCGTCGACCTTCGTGAACCCCAGCTTGTGCGCCAGCGTATCCAGGTTGACGGCCGTCTTGCCTTCGCGCTGCAGCGATTTCTCGACGAGCGCGCGGCCGTGCCCCAGGGTCTCGGCCAGTTCCAGCGCGTGGAACCAGGCGCGGATCTTCGAGCGCGTACGGCTCGAGACCGTGTAGCCGGGACTGAGCCAGTCGCGCGACGGCCCCTGGCTGCCGGCCGGGCCCTTCGCCGTGATGACCTCGCACGTCTGGCCGTTCTTCAGCGGCGTGTTCAGCGGGACCATCACGCCGTCGACCTTGGCGCCGCGGCAGCGGTGTCCCACTTCGCTGTGCAGGTGATAGGCGAAGTCGATGGGCGTCGCGCCGACCGGCAGCTCGAGCACGCGCGCCTGCGGCGTCAGCACGAAGATGCGGTCGTCCAGCGTGGTCGATTTCAGCTTCTCGACCCATTCGCGCTGCAGCTCTTCCTGGCCCGTGACGGCGCTCGCGACCTCGGTCTTCCACGCCAGCAGCTGGCGCAGCCACGCGATCTTTTCGTCGTATTCCTGGCTCTTAAAATTCGAGCCGCCTTCTTCCTTGTAGCGCCAGTGCGCGGCCACGCCGTATTCGGCGAAGTTGTGCATCTCGTGGGTGCGGATCTGCACTTCCAGCGGCCGCCCGTCCTCGGCCGTCACGACCGTGTGCAGCGACTGGTAGCCGTTCGCTTTCGGACGCGAGATGTAGTCGTCGAATTCCTTCGGGATCGGCGTCCAGATGTTGTGGACGACGCCCAGCACCGTGTAGCACGTCTTGATGTCGTCGACGATCACGCGGAACGCGCGCACGTCGTACAGCTCGGAGAAATCGAGCTCCTTGCCGCGCATCTTCTTCCAGATGCTGTAGATGTGCTTCGGCCGGCCGAAGACCTCGGCCTTGATGCCGGCGGCCGCGAGCTCCTTCTGCAGGCGCTCGATCGACGACGCCACGAAGCTTTCGCGCAGCATGCGCTTCTCTTCGAGCATCTTGGCGATGCGTTTATACGTGTCCGGCTCCATCATCCGAAACGACAGGTCTTCCAGCTCCCATTTCAGCTGGAAGATGCCGAGGCGGTTGGCGAGCGGCGCGTACAGGTCCAGCACTTCGCGGCCGTAGTTGCGCGTGACGTCGTCGAAGCGCTTGTGCTCCGCGAAGAAGCGCAGCGTGATCACGCACGACGCGAGACGGATCAGCACGACGCGCATGTCGCTGGCCATCGCCAGCAGCATCTTGCGCAAGGTCTCGACCTGCGCCATCGCTTCCTGGGCCGCATTCTTGCCGCGCCCGACGGGGGCCTGGGCCGCCGTCAGGTCGCGCAGGCGGATCAGCTGGTGCACGCCGCGCACCATGTCCGCCACTTCCTTGCCGAAGCGCTCCTCGAGCGCCTCGGCCACGCCCGGCTCCACGATCGCCAGCTCGAACAGCAGGCCGGCGATGCGGGTCTCGGCATCGCTGCCGAGCAGCGCCAGCGTGCCGGCCACGCCCAGCGAGAACTCGAACGCGCTTTGGCCGGTGGCCGCAGCGCGGTCGGCATACGACGCGGCCGCGAAGTCGAGCGCGCCTCTTACGCGCGCACAGTCCTCAGGACCGAGCCCATGGACCAGCTGGGTGGTGGCGTCGCCGAGCGCGACAATCGATACCATCGCGCGTGCTTACGCCTGGGCGGCCACGACGACGACTTCGACCAGGCAGGCCGGATCGGCCAGCTTGGCTTCGACGGTGGCGCGCGGCGGCGTCTGGCCCGGCACGACCCACGCTTCCCACACCGTGTTCATCGCCGGGAAGTTGGCCATGTCGGTGATGTAGATCTGGGTGGAGAGGATACGGCTCTTGTCGCTGCCCGCCTCCGCCAGCAGGCGGTCGATGTGGCCCAGCACTTCGCGCGTCTGGCCGAGGATGTCCTGCTTCGTGTCGCTGGCGATCTGGCCGGCCAGGTACACCGTACCGTTGTGGATGGCGACTTCGGACAGTCGTTTGCCTACGTGCAGTCGTTTGATTTCCATGCTTTTCTCTAAGTCCTAAAACAAGGCCTTGCGGCCGTTTCGCCCGGCCGTGGAGCCGAACACCTCCGGCCTTGCATCAGCCGGTCAAAAATTCCCGCGCGATCGCGATCTGTGCCGGCTGCAGGAACGTGGGCGCATGGCCCACGCCCGCGATCTCCACCAGCCGCGGCTTCGGTCCGCGCCGCGTCATCTCTTCCGCCGTCGCGCGCGACAGCAGGTCGGACAATTCTCCGCGCACGAGCAGCGTAGGACAGCGGATCGCATCGTACGCCGCCCACAGCTGCGCCTCGTCCCGCGCCACCTTCTCCGGCGTCAGCGCCTTGAAGGGCGCGGCCAGGCCGAGGTCGTAGTGGCGCACCCACTGGCCGTCCGGCTGCTGCACGAGCACGTCGCGCGCCAGCTTGTCCCATTCTTCCTCGCTGTGCGGACCGAACGGCGTGGAGGTTGTCCGCACGAACGCGGCGCCTTCCTCGAACGTCTTGAAGCGGAGGGCCTGGCCGATGTAGTCGCCGATGCGCGCCATCGCGGCCGGGTCCAGCACGGGCCCGATGTCGTTCAGCACCATCCGGCGGATCGGGTTACCCGGCAGCGACGCGAGGCCGATGCCGACCAGGCCGCCCATCGACGTGCCGAACCAGTGGACGCCTTCGTCCTCGCTGCCCGCGGTCACGCGCGCGATCAGGGTCACCATGTCGGCCACGTATTGCGGAATGACGTACAGCGCCGGGTCGCGCAGCCGGTCGGAACGGCCGCGCCCCGCGACGTCCGGGCACACCACGCGGTAGCGGTCGCTCATGGCTTGCGCCAGCGCGTCGAAATCGTCCGCCACGCGCGTCACGCCGTGCACGCAGACGAGCACATTCGTGTTGGCGGGATCGCCCCACTCCTTGTACGCCATGCGGTGCAGGCCGGCGGGCGAACTGCACAGCACGGATTTCAGCCTCGGTTCGCTCATGTTCAAAGTTCCGACGATTACCATGCATCCGCCGCGACCATCAAGGGTCCGGGCGGGCGCCAACATTTTACCCGTTGGTGCGATTACAATTCTACCAA
This genomic stretch from Massilia putida harbors:
- a CDS encoding ABC transporter permease; its protein translation is MPITSLLYVKPRLWGVMAARYAASWWAMLHLGAVALVMALSPSTYHRANRLATSRYIYASTWQVLPWFTVLTALVSLVIIRIVLVTAQSYGLSRYALEMVVRVLVLELLPLSAAMFAALRAGMAFDASAMGLARSGVPAGEATAETLRRLRRDLVPQVIANAFSVLSLAMVSSTIVLVLAYLNVYGLSPWGLPDYTRTVGRVFDPTVTLGFVFKTVLFGLAVAVIPSAAILELLRRPRRLRTNVQPGALRLLFVLLLIEASSLAVKYI
- a CDS encoding RidA family protein, producing the protein MEIKRLHVGKRLSEVAIHNGTVYLAGQIASDTKQDILGQTREVLGHIDRLLAEAGSDKSRILSTQIYITDMANFPAMNTVWEAWVVPGQTPPRATVEAKLADPACLVEVVVVAAQA
- a CDS encoding alpha/beta fold hydrolase; protein product: MSEPRLKSVLCSSPAGLHRMAYKEWGDPANTNVLVCVHGVTRVADDFDALAQAMSDRYRVVCPDVAGRGRSDRLRDPALYVIPQYVADMVTLIARVTAGSEDEGVHWFGTSMGGLVGIGLASLPGNPIRRMVLNDIGPVLDPAAMARIGDYIGQALRFKTFEEGAAFVRTTSTPFGPHSEEEWDKLARDVLVQQPDGQWVRHYDLGLAAPFKALTPEKVARDEAQLWAAYDAIRCPTLLVRGELSDLLSRATAEEMTRRGPKPRLVEIAGVGHAPTFLQPAQIAIAREFLTG
- a CDS encoding RelA/SpoT family protein, whose protein sequence is MVSIVALGDATTQLVHGLGPEDCARVRGALDFAAASYADRAAATGQSAFEFSLGVAGTLALLGSDAETRIAGLLFELAIVEPGVAEALEERFGKEVADMVRGVHQLIRLRDLTAAQAPVGRGKNAAQEAMAQVETLRKMLLAMASDMRVVLIRLASCVITLRFFAEHKRFDDVTRNYGREVLDLYAPLANRLGIFQLKWELEDLSFRMMEPDTYKRIAKMLEEKRMLRESFVASSIERLQKELAAAGIKAEVFGRPKHIYSIWKKMRGKELDFSELYDVRAFRVIVDDIKTCYTVLGVVHNIWTPIPKEFDDYISRPKANGYQSLHTVVTAEDGRPLEVQIRTHEMHNFAEYGVAAHWRYKEEGGSNFKSQEYDEKIAWLRQLLAWKTEVASAVTGQEELQREWVEKLKSTTLDDRIFVLTPQARVLELPVGATPIDFAYHLHSEVGHRCRGAKVDGVMVPLNTPLKNGQTCEVITAKGPAGSQGPSRDWLSPGYTVSSRTRSKIRAWFHALELAETLGHGRALVEKSLQREGKTAVNLDTLAHKLGFTKVDDLFIAVGKEKFSLRHVEAALHDTGAPAAPAADEAVVNKSRASSVEQGAKSGVLVVGTEGLMTQLARCCKPAPPDPIVGFVTRGKGVSIHRASCKNFAEMAARSPERVLETEWGTTGLETVFPVDIFILASDRQGLLRDISEVLAISKINVIGVNTQSSKGTAKMVFTAEISSTGQLQKALAAIAEVKGVQQARRT